In one window of Pseudodesulfovibrio sediminis DNA:
- a CDS encoding alpha-hydroxy-acid oxidizing protein, whose amino-acid sequence MKEINDKAREMMKGYCRVCKVCDGRACAGEVPGMGGLGTASSFKSNVEALEGIRVNMRLLHDATEPDTSTSLLGYDMSMPVMAAPIGGISFNMGGAITEDAYTDAIVGGCKAAGVVGCVGDGVPPYIHEAGYASIKKNDGLGIPFIKPWEGAELDEKLELARAAGCTTFGMDVDAAGLITLRKMGRPVSPKAPAELAKIIEKVHSWGARFVLKGIMTPDEAALAVEVGADAIVVSNHGGRVLDHTPGTAEVLQEVSEAVKGQLVVFVDGGIRTGVDVLKMLALGADAVMVGRPVSVAAVGGLQEGVEKYMETLRGQLVGAMVLTGCKDIASVDINVLF is encoded by the coding sequence ATGAAAGAAATTAATGATAAGGCGCGTGAAATGATGAAGGGCTACTGCCGTGTCTGCAAAGTGTGTGACGGGCGTGCCTGTGCTGGCGAAGTGCCGGGTATGGGAGGTCTTGGAACCGCTTCTTCATTCAAGTCCAATGTGGAAGCGTTGGAAGGCATTCGTGTGAACATGCGTCTGCTTCATGACGCCACCGAACCAGACACCTCCACTTCACTGCTGGGCTACGACATGTCCATGCCGGTCATGGCCGCGCCGATCGGTGGTATCTCCTTTAACATGGGAGGAGCCATTACCGAAGATGCCTATACCGATGCCATAGTGGGCGGCTGCAAGGCTGCCGGTGTGGTCGGTTGTGTGGGTGACGGCGTGCCGCCCTATATCCATGAAGCCGGGTACGCTTCCATCAAGAAGAATGACGGCCTCGGCATCCCGTTCATCAAGCCGTGGGAAGGCGCAGAGCTTGACGAAAAACTTGAGTTGGCCCGCGCTGCCGGGTGCACGACGTTCGGCATGGATGTGGACGCCGCCGGTCTGATCACACTGCGTAAAATGGGACGTCCCGTATCTCCCAAGGCTCCGGCTGAATTGGCAAAGATCATCGAAAAGGTCCATTCCTGGGGTGCCAGGTTTGTGCTCAAGGGCATCATGACTCCTGATGAGGCCGCTCTGGCTGTGGAGGTCGGTGCCGATGCCATTGTGGTTTCCAATCATGGCGGGCGCGTACTTGATCACACTCCGGGGACAGCAGAGGTTCTTCAGGAAGTGTCCGAGGCAGTCAAGGGCCAACTGGTCGTGTTTGTGGATGGCGGTATCCGTACCGGTGTCGATGTGCTCAAGATGCTCGCGCTCGGTGCCGATGCCGTCATGGTCGGCCGTCCGGTCTCGGTCGCAGCCGTGGGCGGACTGCAGGAAGGCGTGGAGAAATACATGGAAACCCTCAGGGGGCAGCTCGTCGGAGCCATGGTCCTGACAGGGTGCAAAGATATTGCATCCGTGGACATCAACGTATTGTTCTAG